The segment cTGACTGAATCTTTATGCAGTGCAGTTTGTGCAGCTAGATTCCATTTAAACTTATACAAACTAGTAAAATCATTACAATGAGAGAAGTAAATTATGAAATTATAGGAATTCACTCATTCCTCCTTGTATCTATGATCAGTATGAAACTGATGCTTCTGCTCCACACACAGCATCTTATTTTCTTCTGAACTTTTGTTGGAAAACAAATAACTGCTTTCGTATTAGATTACATAAACCCCCAAAAAGACATTTAATAACGAATGCACCATTAACTACATAAAAAGGACAGTGCAaagtaaaatgcagtaaaaggtatcagaaagaaaaaatacacccccccccccaaaaaaaaaataaaaaaataaaaaatattttctttggtttaataaataaaatgctttcaGGAGCaacttttaaactgtttattgtgATAATCAATGGTTTACTAGAAAGTATAACATGCTTAAGCAGACAACAGTAAGGTCGCTGATCAGGAAAAATTCAGGATTTAATAAAGTAAAGAGAAACTAAactaattaataaaaatcaaaataatcagTGGGAATAGGCAaaagaacatttttgaaaaacctTTGATTCATGTGCAATGATGAAGccaaggacattttttttgctgctaCAATATATTTGAGGGATTTCTGCAGATTGTCAGCTGTGAATGTGAACTTTAAATATTAACTTATCATGAATCAGTCCACACTTCATTCTGAAGACATATCATAAGGTATCAAAGTTCAGTTAAAATTCAGTTAAATAGTAATTTAAGGCATTGGGAAAAAAGGGATAGTGAGACTTTCATAATTGTGCACATGGTCTTGGTAGGTTTTTGAAATAACATAAGTAAATTGCTTTTATaacaggttgtaaaaaaaaaaaaaagcaatgaaaaCTAATGCTGAGAAGCTTAAGCAGAATTGAGCTCAGGTTAGGTTGCACTGTGATCTTACAGTTCTTTACATTTTCTCAGCATCCTCCCGGTCCAGTCAGGAGGTCTGTATTCTCAGTGAGAACGTCCCCTGTCTGCAGAGCTCTCTGGACGTTCTGCCAGAAGACTCCTGGGTGTTGTACAGCCTGAGGCCAGCTCAGGTAGGTGCGTTTCTTCACCAGCTTCCTCATGCGGTaatatggagacagatgacGGGCAGGGATCTCCTCCAAAAATAGTAGGATCAACACATCCTTCTGCTCGTCAAACAGTCGAAAGCTGCAAGAAGTCAGAATAAATAGAAACAATGTTTGCAACCTTTATTCATTGCAGAAGAGATCTCAACTTATTCAATCTAAAACATATACGTACATTTAATGGAGATATGCAAGTATGCCAAGCAGTTGAGATCTACACTATCAAGAGAGATATACAGCTCCGTATTTTTAGTTTGAATATTTTCCTACATTGAAAAGTTGTAGACGCTTTAGTTACCTCTAAAACATGCTAAGAGAACCTTGATGTTTTAAAAAGCCTCTTAGTGTAATTTGACATACTTGTGTTCACCAAATCTAATTTGTTTACCTATCAAACATTCATTGTTCTTTACTGTAGAGAGAAACAGCCAGCCTGCCTTGGTGTCGTGAAAATTGAAACAGATAAATGTGAGGATAGGTTGGATAAACATTTTGTACAACAGAAGAATAACCACTAACCTTAACCTTACACACAAACATGTGCACACAAAAGGGAATAGCTGACATTTTATGCATATTTTTCTGTCAGCGCACTGGATGGTACAGGGGGGCTGGCGGTTTTTCTCCTGCTCCGCTCCACTCTGCTGATTGTGTGaacagcttcacctgctgctgctcagtTAACAAGTTGTTTCACCTGGGACTCTGCCTATTAATACCTGCCTCTCACAGCCACACTCTACTAGATTGTCTCCTTGTCATGTATGAGTTCCTATTGTTGAAGCCGTCTTGCTTCCCGGGGTTCGTTAATTCGTGTGCAAGACTTAGAACAAAAAACTCAGCCATGATAATTCAGTTTCACCTTTGTGAAGGGAGAGCAGGTGTGCCTGCCGCATCTGCGGGCCGCGACTCTGACTCTGCTTCTCCCTGCCGTTCTAGCTTGTTTTATTAACGtcaaaaaatgcacaaaatgaCGCATACAGTTTCGTTATACTCCCTAACATCTGGTATACCATAAATGGAGTTGTTGTTCTCGTTTCTTGGTTCGCTCGGTGGTGGCCTTGAAAACATTTCCTCTGCTAATTGTTGACCGGGCCTTGGGACTTTCCCCCAAGGTACCTTGCACGAACAGCGCATTGTATCCTAATCTACTCCATTTCTATTTTGAAGCATACATAAGCATATGAAAGCATCTAAAAGCatctaaaaacatgttaaaccttcatacaaatgtataaaaatggaTCAAAGTTCATACATTCCACACTATCCAGCGTTCATGGTTGGCTTGCCTCCTCTGACAAAGTGTTTCTTGTTTGGAttctcattttttcccccactttcCCCCACTAGATACTTCATTGGCCTTCTGACTTCTGGATATGATCCTGgactgtttagtttttttgtttctggccATGCCCCTTGAACTGTGCCACCTGTTTTGCTTTCTGCCACCGCCCTGTTCAGCCTGCCACCAGTCAGTTGAACTGTCATCACCTGTTCGGTCATCTGCTTGTTCGGATTTTTAGATCAatatctttgtttgtttgcaatACACGTTTTAAGCATAGCGTGTTTCATTTGCATATCGAGTTCTCTGCAGATCTGCGGATAAAACccaatttttttcttcacttagGGTTACTTAACCCTAAGTGAACcctaagggttagggttaagtaaccctaagggttagggttaagtaACCTTTACTTCATGTTAGTTTTCTGAATCAGAGAATCCCCCATAATTCCTCATTGCctagatcaataaaaaaaaatcatacaacaCACATCTTGAGGTATTAATCTTTGATTAATTAGAAACAATTTTGCTTTCCAGTACAATGCCAAAAAATTTCCTAAACTGATGTCTAAATTGTTGGAAATACTGatatcacacacaaaaaaaagattttcagttATGCAGTATAACAAGGCACCAATGTGTCGTAAAAGCCCACCTAGCCATCTGCATCTCCCTTGAGCACCATTCACTCTGCAGGTAGTTGCGGCTGATCACACAGATGGTTTTCCTGCTGCTATAGATGGCATCAGTGATGTTCTCTATGATGGGTTTTCCTGTTGACACAAAAGATGTAGTCTATTGGCTTTAATTTGAAGATATCTTCCCAGGATAGTAAAGAAAAATTAGACTGTGTAACttgtgttgtgcaatcaagccatgaggaaaaatcaaACTGAGTTGTAAGCAAAGAAATTTGAGACTGTTGCAGGCACCAAGGGACTGCCCCTCACAGCAGCGGGGCTCACTGTATAAAGCCTTGCTGCCCACAGATCGCCCTCATTTCTTGCTGTTATGTGGGAGTAGCATAGGGGGGCACATTCTCACCCTCCACTCAGTGTGGAGGTCCCGACCGGAGTTTGGAGAACTGCAGGCTGGATCAAAGCTAAGTCTGCTTACTATCTTCTGCGTAACCAGACACCGGGGGAGTAAAGAATCCATCGATGCCAAAACCAGCCTTGTGATTTTCACAGCTGTCTCGTCACCTGCTGCCAGACAAAGCTGTGAggaaaagctgatctgaaatCGCCCCAGCTGCAACCGGCTCAAAGACTCACAAGAGCAGCTACCCCAGGGAAGCTATTAGCTTCTCGGACATAATTTCGTGCTACCATGCGTAACTACGGTTCTTTTCAAAcgtaatgtttgttttaaacagtgtgtaatagcacaacaactGTGTTCAGCTAAATCTTTTTTAGTCAATGATTATCACACAAACATGTCATTAACCGTGGTGCCGTATGTGCACTTGTAAAATTTGTAAATGCTTAAAGAGCAAAATCAGATGTGATCAGTGACAAAGTTAAAAAGGGTGTTTTGGAACAAGCTAAACATATAGTCATTTGAGAGAAACTAATGGAAATGTAGACTTTGTACATGGGtctaaatgtgaagaaataatGATCACTTTTTGAATATAAAGTCTACTCTCATCTATGAAGTCATCATTTCTCATGCCTCCTCGTGTGTCTGTATTTGGATGAATGTAACAGCTGCAGAATCTACTACTAAATTCAAACAAATGAAGTAACTTTACCATGTAACTGCCTGGGAGATGGTGAAATAATACATATCTGGACCAAAGCAGAATCAAAGTAAACACAAGTCTAGatttttaacaaagttaaaCCCTAACCTTCAGCTAGTGTTTTCTGTCTATTCTGTCTCTGCAAACAAAATTTGCAGAGGGAGAGATAATTTTATGCATTTCCTCACTTAAAAGTGAAGGtacagtttgtttttcattctaGTTATATTTGTGAAGAGATGAAATCTCATCGAAAACATGAACACACAACACAAATGTTGCACACTTAAAACCAAATATTCACATACGTACCATAACTCAAAACTCTTTTTCTTTACGAAACTTGTCAGGTCTTTCAGGTCAGTTTTAATCATCAATATTGTTTCTATTCactaaatatatatgtatgtatgtatgtatgtatgtacgtgtgtgtgtgtgtgtttttgcaatATCTTCAGTATCCATTCATTAGCTTCTCATGATGGTTTCCTTAGTCTGGCCATCAGGCCATCTTGGTCTCTGACCCCCACCCCAACCaccccctctctctctcgctcacacagacacacagacatagAAAAACACATATTACCAGTATATTGAGCAAAAAAATATTGTCGCTCAgttgcaagtacaagaacacacacacattttaggGGACTTTCAGTTGGTATTTAATTGTTCTCTATGACAATTAATCTACCACAAAACTCTGAGACTGTTTAAATGTAAAGCGTCCATATAGGCATCCAAataagcaccccccccccaaaaaaaaaaaaaaaaattaaataaataaattgatcgAAAATGTGTTGATCAGTGATAGATGACTTATACAAAAACAAGTTAACATAATTTTTAGACTGACCTACTAATTTGTAGAATGATCACAAGATGACATAAAATGGTTTGGACACATGCTTTACCTGGTTGGAAGTCTCTGTGGTGCAAACAGAGTCTCCAGCCCTGCTCTCCCTCCAACACTGGGAGCATCTCTCGGTGAACCCAGTCTTCATCGTGGACGTTGTAAGATACAAAGGCATCAAACTGATGGGGGTCaatgtttttcctcttccttgTGTCGTAGAGAAAGGCCAGGAAGAGTTGGAGTGTGTAGGTTAGATGCCACTTCAGGAAGTGATGGATAAAGGATATAAAGAGAGTTAGGACAACCAGACAAGTGTTGAAAATGAAGTAGAGAAAGTTGCCTTCATCCCAACAGGACTGGTCATCAAAGTCTAGGAACAAGCTTCCTCGTTGCTCCTTGGGAAAGGCACATGTATACTGATGAGCGTCTACCACCTGGGTTTGATTGTTGTTCTTTATCCACTGGATAAAGGCTGCATTTGAGCAGTCACAGCTTAAGAGGTTGCTGCTCAGGTCCAAGTAAAGTAGAGAAGGAAGAGACAAAATGATCATCTCGTCAATCACAGTGATCTCATTCTCAGTAAGGCTCAGATATTTGAGCGCAGAAAGATTGGAATGCACCAAAAAATCCAAAGACTTAATATTAGACTTGGATATTTCCAGAGTCCCCAGGTTTGGGATTGGTTGAAAGAACGCTCGATTCAAATTTGATACATTGGACTCTATTAATGTCAAACTCTTGAGTTGTGGATTGAACTTAAACATGTTCCCAAAAAGTATTTCAATACAGATATTCACCGCTCTAAAAATCTCCAAATTTTCCATCGTCATGAGCAGAAAGTAAGATATCGAGTTGACTATACAACTATTACGCTTATCTCTCCTGTAAATAACTGTCAGACTTTTCAACAACTTCAAGTGAGTTAATTTCTTATAATTGTTGGAATGAGGACTTTTTAAAATCCTACGAGAAGACTTATAGATTGTAAAATCCTGCAAGTTATCTAATCCTGTCAAACAATCTAGATTTGCAAAGTTATCCACTTCTATAGTTAACTGTTTGAGTGATTGTAAACCTTGAAATTCATCTCTATTTATCATTCTTAAAGAGTTGTTGCTAATGTCTAAAATCTCTAGCTTCTTAAAAGAAACTCTAAATGTGCTTTcaaaattaataatattattgtcACCCAGATCTAAAACTTTCAGACAACTGAGCGTTTGAATGACACATTTTCTAAATTTTcttatgtgatttttgtttaaataaagctCTTTAAGATGTGTTGTATTAACAAAATCTTCACAGCTAAGCTTGGAAATTAGATTATCATTCATTCTCAAAATCTCAAGAGAGGAGAGGTTTCTTATGTCATATGGAACCTTTTTTAACTGGTTGGCACTCAGATCCAGGAACCGCAGCTGTTTCATCATATGCACTGAACCTGTTAACAGTTTCTTTAATCCCGTATTGGAAAGGTCTAGCTCTGTGAGCTGAGAGCATGATGAAAGGTTAAGAGAGAACTTTTCAAAACGGTTGTTAAACAAATCCAGCTTTCTCAGGGTTGGTATTTTGCAGACTGTCAATAACAGTCCTTTTTCAATCCACCCAGAGACTAAAGTTAGCCTCAAATGTCGCAGTGAGTAAAGACTCAGCAAGACCTTTCGGATCCTTTGAAAGGTAAGAACTTCGTCTTCAAGAAACAGCTGTGTTATGTTTCCCAACAAAGCTTTGTCAGGTATATcaaatttcattttattgtcaataaaacataaagaaagCTCTATCAGTTGGAGGTAAGGGAAGATAGGTGTTGTGATGCTGATTTTTTTAAGGTGATAGCTGGAAATGCTCAATTTTTTAAGACTTGACGGGTGACTAAGCTGGaggtttttggtttcaaaaacagaaaactcacTATATTTAAGGCCAAGCCAGTTTATTTTGGGGAGCTGAAATATACCCTGAATGGCAGTAAGTTCTCCGAGCTGGTTCCCACCTAAATCCAGTATTTCTAAGCTGGTCAGGAACTGGAAGGCTGATTTATGAATCGTCCGAACATTGCTGAAGCTGAGATCGAGCACTGTGACGTTGGACAAACCCTGAAATATGGTGTCAGtcagggtgtagagctggttgTTTCCCAACAAGAGAGTCTTCAATGAGACCAAATCCGTGAAAGAGCCATTTGCCACACGTACAACAAAACTTGATGTAAGATCCAGATATCTCAGCTTTGACATATTGCGAAAGTCATCTCTGTTAATTTTCCACAGCTGATTTTTGTTGAGTTTCACTGAACCAACAGTTTTGGGTATTTCATTAGGAATGCTCACAAGATTTCTGTTTGAACAATCCAAAGACACATCCGGAGACGGTTTGTCCTGATAAAGAATTGTGCAGTTTCTCAGTGAATAAGTTAGGGAGGGGTTGATCTGACCCAAGAGGCAAAGAAGTCTCAGAATGAAGGGTGAAGACAAACGTCCTGTCGAGGCCATACTTGATCAGTTCGTATGAAGTTCTTGATCTTTATGGGTggatttctgaaaaaaaaaaaaaaaaaatcataacacaaaatacatttgttaaGATTTTCCCGTGTTATCGcttgtattattattttcagtgaAATACTTTGCTGTTATGCTGagaagtgaaataaaaatacacaaaaaattGCTGTCTTCCTTAAATAAAATTAGGAAAACAGCAAAGAGACACAAACTTAGTAGCGATATAAACAAGTATGTAGAGGAGTGGCAAGAGTGCAAAAAAGATGTGCACAAAAACCATCTCCGCCAAAAAACAAGTGGTTGAAAATGTCTGACTTAAAGAACCTCTGGGTGTAAAGCTCAAACCAGCTTGGCATTAAGTCTCTTTACAAAATGGCTGGTGCCGCAACCACTTTTTAACCAATGAATTTTTGATCCTCCATCGGTTGTAATATATAATAGACAGGTATTTAGTAACT is part of the Fundulus heteroclitus isolate FHET01 chromosome 13, MU-UCD_Fhet_4.1, whole genome shotgun sequence genome and harbors:
- the LOC105937756 gene encoding toll-like receptor 13; protein product: MEVESRTSYELIKYGLDRTFVFTLHSETSLPLGNLLSCDCSNAAFIQWIKNNNQTQVVDAHQYTCAFPKEQRGSLFLDFDDQSCWDEGNFLYFIFNTCLVVLTLFISFIHHFLKWHLTYTLQLFLAFLYDTRKRKNIDPHQFDAFVSYNVHDEDWVHREMLPVLEGEQGWRLCLHHRDFQPGKPIIENITDAIYSSRKTICVISRNYLQSEWCSREMQMASFRLFDEQKDVLILLFLEEIPARHLSPYYRMRKLVKKRTYLSWPQAVQHPGVFWQNVQRALQTGDVLTENTDLLTGPGGC